In Microbulbifer elongatus, the DNA window GTTTCGCTGGCATCGTCGCAACCGGTGCGCTTTTTCTGACGATGAGCGCCGAGGCCCGGAACCTGCAGGTAAGCATCGAAATTCCGCGATTGAATGTAGCGGAATACCACAAGCCGTATGTGGCTGTCTGGCTGGAAGATGAATCCCGCAGCGCGACCCAGATTGCCGTGTGGTACGACGTCGGAATGCGCAATAACGAAGGCGAGAAGTGGTTGAAAGACCTGCGCCAGTGGTGGCGCCGCGGAGGCCGGGCGCTGGATGTACCGGTGGACGGTATTACCTCCGCGACCTACGGCCCCGGTGAGCACACTTTGGAGGTATCCATTGCCGGTAGCGACCTGGCGAAGCTGGCACCGGGGAAAT includes these proteins:
- a CDS encoding DUF2271 domain-containing protein, giving the protein MEKTLLKRFAGIVATGALFLTMSAEARNLQVSIEIPRLNVAEYHKPYVAVWLEDESRSATQIAVWYDVGMRNNEGEKWLKDLRQWWRRGGRALDVPVDGITSATYGPGEHTLEVSIAGSDLAKLAPGKYRLRVEAAREVGGRELVEIPLTWPLEESELPLSAAGNEELGRVRIALASASDN